A window of Bacteroidota bacterium contains these coding sequences:
- a CDS encoding Rrf2 family transcriptional regulator: MFSKACEYAIRATLYLATKAEQSQRAGLKDIAERIDSPEAFTAKILQQLVKSGIVTSIKGPAGGFAIEPERVQTITLQHIVKAIDGDSIYVGCGLGLKACSEKNPCPLHNQFKAIRDGLREMLETTTLYDLSNGLKTGITFLK; this comes from the coding sequence ATGTTTTCAAAAGCTTGTGAATATGCAATAAGGGCAACGCTCTATTTAGCAACAAAGGCTGAACAGAGTCAGCGGGCAGGTCTTAAGGATATCGCCGAAAGGATAGATTCGCCCGAAGCGTTTACGGCTAAAATATTACAACAGTTAGTTAAAAGCGGTATCGTTACATCTATTAAAGGCCCCGCAGGGGGCTTTGCTATTGAGCCTGAAAGAGTGCAAACCATCACCTTACAGCACATTGTAAAGGCAATAGACGGGGACTCGATATACGTAGGTTGCGGTTTGGGACTGAAGGCTTGCTCTGAGAAAAACCCTTGCCCGCTGCATAATCAGTTTAAGGCCATACGCGACGGTTTGCGCGAAATGCTGGAAACCACGACTCTTTACGACTTGAGTAACGGATTGAAAACAGGAATAACCTTCTTAAAATAA
- a CDS encoding group III truncated hemoglobin, translating to MKKEIETLEDIQLLVNTFYDRVRADELLGPIFNGVIQNRWPEHLEKMYRFWQTVLLEEHTYLGSPFAPHAKLEVAKEHFDRWLALFENTVDEHFTGLKAQEAKWRGNRMAEMFLHKIEYIRVNKTTTIL from the coding sequence ATGAAAAAGGAAATTGAAACGCTTGAAGACATACAATTGCTGGTAAATACATTTTACGACCGAGTGAGGGCGGATGAATTATTAGGCCCCATTTTTAATGGTGTGATACAAAACCGCTGGCCTGAACATTTGGAAAAGATGTACCGCTTTTGGCAAACGGTGTTGCTGGAAGAGCACACTTATTTAGGCAGCCCCTTTGCTCCACATGCCAAACTTGAGGTAGCCAAAGAACATTTTGACCGTTGGCTGGCCCTTTTTGAAAACACAGTTGATGAACATTTTACAGGCTTAAAAGCACAGGAGGCCAAATGGCGCGGAAACCGCATGGCCGAAATGTTTTTACACAAGATAGAATACATTAGAGTTAACAAAACAACAACCATACTATGA
- a CDS encoding tryptophan 2,3-dioxygenase, translated as MTDQEQLIAAINEKYKALGENPDTYLKGLLQAKPINYWDYIEVDTLLSLQKPKTGFKDEEIFIMYHQVTELMLKLVLHEVKQICAETQPDESFLITKISRINRYTAMLINSFDIMKDGMDYDDYNTFRTALAPASGFQSAQFRFIEIYCTRLENLVNEAGKQHLQANPSIEECFGHIYWKDAGLNRKTGEKTLTLRQFEEKYHAQFVALAYQMKGNTVEDKFNGISNPSEELKQKFREFDRLYNIEWPLVHLNTAKHYLDSKGENKAATGGSEWKKYLHPQFQQRKFFPSLWSDTEKQHWGE; from the coding sequence ATGACTGACCAAGAACAACTTATTGCGGCCATTAACGAAAAGTACAAAGCCCTTGGCGAGAACCCCGACACTTATTTGAAAGGCCTGCTGCAAGCAAAGCCGATAAACTACTGGGACTATATTGAGGTGGATACCTTACTCTCATTGCAAAAGCCTAAAACAGGGTTTAAGGATGAGGAAATTTTTATCATGTACCATCAGGTTACTGAGCTGATGTTGAAACTGGTGCTGCACGAGGTGAAACAAATTTGTGCAGAAACACAGCCCGATGAATCGTTTTTGATTACCAAAATAAGCCGCATCAACCGCTATACGGCCATGCTGATAAACTCATTTGATATAATGAAAGACGGCATGGACTATGATGACTATAACACCTTCCGTACGGCGTTGGCGCCTGCAAGCGGTTTTCAAAGCGCACAATTCCGCTTTATTGAAATTTACTGCACCCGTTTAGAAAATCTTGTAAACGAGGCAGGTAAACAGCATTTGCAGGCTAACCCAAGTATTGAAGAATGTTTTGGGCATATTTATTGGAAAGATGCGGGGCTTAATCGCAAAACGGGTGAGAAAACCCTTACTCTTCGACAGTTTGAGGAGAAGTATCATGCCCAATTCGTGGCGCTGGCCTACCAAATGAAGGGGAATACAGTAGAAGATAAGTTTAATGGCATCAGCAACCCCTCGGAAGAGTTGAAACAAAAATTCAGAGAGTTTGACCGTTTGTATAACATTGAATGGCCGTTGGTGCACCTAAATACCGCAAAACACTACTTAGACAGTAAGGGAGAGAATAAAGCCGCTACAGGCGGTTCTGAATGGAAGAAATACCTTCACCCGCAGTTTCAGCAACGCAAGTTTTTCCCTTCGTTGTGGAGCGACACTGAGAAACAACATTGGGGCGAATAA
- a CDS encoding DUF5011 domain-containing protein: MMGLHVKNGVITKLFSLFLLGFLLTFNAAKAQLVGGNTYPINGTQNAPTSFGTVADAFTYLNANGTSGTGTITLEIAAGYPGESTTIPALIAYTGMHQSRPIILKPASGQNPTIATAPAANSAVIRFNGARFFTIDGSNNGTTSRNLTITTTSATTTVRLVDFVPTATSSCKRNTVKNVTLRGNSTTAIANTYAAIYLGSGTATPGAALTFGNDSNLFENNLIEAVRNGIFIRGTNTAGQYDLYNRVLKNTVGGTIAPGGSLPTTYFGGVSTVSGIYLNSQQGAIIDGNTVRNSVQGYYYARGIHLDALAAAGAANKDITINGNTIHSLVYSGTGGYADHGIRVQINNNTANNINITNNFIYNIAADGDNSGTFDYGVAAIQIASNAASAHSGAGVNIYHNSINLYDNGTQKLLTRTSLIATCINMQTNISGGVKVVNNAFRNSYPASTPGNAKALIYHAQHTTLNPLHPSNGGLCSNNTLYVNGSNNTNVVARVAGTDYTTFANWTALGVEANSMYIDPQYIANNDLHTLSFDLDMAGTPVGVTKDIDGVTRNLTKPDIGASEYAPPRYNISLERIVSLNSGCNLGTKTVKAVIRNKGVDTIFSGDTVAMWYRVNGGTYSRDSIFISSMWLPGDSMQFSFTQPANFSAFGNYTVVAGFYSSKDQFGGNDSATTTLSNHNCLNTTPFIADFESGADGFTETGGGWVLGAPAKTNINTAGSGNNAWVSQGLTGQYSNNMSAYLYSPLFDFSTACQPSLTWLMRFELENNYDAVIVEASTDNVNWTKLTGLTPAYNNASANGPVAPPKFSGNNNNWQRYSADLTAYKNAPLVRFRFLMGTDGSVTTYDGAAIDSVAVEFYPPLGTLSVLSGLQNDTGFIQAPYTFSASTKGRVGVEHRWYLDNTLVDSLNGEYSTSWMTNSTHEIKLIAATCAEIDTIIIPIEIVTPIGLPTIDFIANKYVAGVGDNIKITSLTGNGAFAWTWLITPEIGFDYISQIPAQNYSFIAPTSTTTPDADLFFYLGDKFDVCLIAENVNGIDTLCKKEYLTVHNQFDICGYSSVPFPTGKVFDSGLGNTNYSNSDNCTSAIEPECADTIFLKLNKLVTEFNADYLRIYDGDETTGTPLWDANLYPNGLSGNLNQVLNMPSTMVATQGRVTVVFTADGANVAEGFEIEYWSVNATQKSAAAFAAPDTFCTSTDIVVKNNTNEEGYTRYYWDIDADNVDDYFTKELDFQYTTPGNYTIRLVATNCIGSDTVYKSIVIQNPSVKPATNFAADITNPSVGDFVHLSNTTPGCVQGFNWIITPNTFSYRNGTGASSANPELVFNAPGCYNVTLITWNGVGYDTLVRTCYFNVKTMCKPFVSQLNADIGISRMKLNTIDNQSAAGTSAYTNYTNIYSTELVLGGVYELTLERPTTKNTISRKAWIDYNQDGTFDASEVIATETNASTLVFKANFKVSKTVPTGYTRLRVGASFSNNSPNACGSNFVGEFEDYRIIIIRDDIKPVITLIGSNPITVERGRGYTELGATALDNIDGDISANIVMTGTVDTMVVGSYTISYNVSDSTGNAATTVTRTVLVTPDVTKPDVTLNGNASDTIIVFSSYTDLGATATDIVDGNLTSAILVSGAVDTAKVGTYTLTYSVTDASGNTGTISRFVTVLDTAKPVIVLLGNNPLIWAVDVAYVDPGHQVIDNYDTSLVATITGTVNEKVTGTYQLFFNVTDNSGASATTVIRDVVVSDTIKPVVTIIGPSVVEMDVFTSYYEFGSSATDNYDKALGAVSVVGVVDTAVVGDYDLKYVITDSENNTSDTVIRTVRVLDRVAPVVIVHNPIVIERTQTKPSLADSVDYTDNYYPKAALTLNITESIDVNVEGYYTVEYTVTDPSGNTSTVGKGLVVVKTATGIMPAVINDAAVKVYPNPTTEKAYVSMEFIRETSATISVYNMIGQKVLEVSPEGNFQSKVVELDLQHLNAGNYIIRVQGADGVANKKLAITN; this comes from the coding sequence ATGATGGGCTTACACGTTAAGAATGGGGTTATTACTAAACTCTTTTCGCTTTTTTTACTTGGCTTTTTGCTCACATTCAATGCGGCAAAAGCGCAACTTGTCGGGGGGAACACCTACCCGATAAATGGCACACAAAATGCGCCTACTTCATTTGGTACAGTTGCCGATGCTTTTACTTACTTAAATGCTAACGGAACATCGGGCACGGGTACAATCACACTAGAAATTGCTGCCGGCTATCCCGGCGAAAGCACAACAATTCCGGCACTTATTGCCTACACAGGCATGCACCAAAGCCGGCCAATTATCTTAAAACCTGCAAGCGGACAGAATCCAACTATTGCCACTGCCCCAGCAGCAAACAGTGCCGTAATAAGGTTTAACGGTGCGAGGTTTTTTACTATTGACGGTTCTAACAACGGAACTACATCAAGAAACCTTACGATTACCACAACAAGTGCTACCACAACCGTAAGGCTGGTTGACTTTGTACCCACTGCTACCAGCAGTTGCAAACGCAACACGGTAAAAAACGTTACCTTAAGAGGTAACTCAACCACGGCAATAGCAAATACCTATGCCGCTATTTATTTAGGAAGCGGAACAGCTACCCCCGGAGCTGCTTTAACATTCGGAAACGACTCAAACTTATTTGAAAACAATTTAATCGAGGCTGTGCGTAATGGTATTTTTATCAGGGGAACCAATACAGCAGGCCAATATGATTTATATAACAGGGTGCTTAAAAACACCGTTGGTGGTACAATTGCACCCGGAGGCTCATTACCAACCACTTATTTTGGTGGAGTTTCCACCGTTTCGGGTATTTATCTGAACTCGCAACAAGGTGCCATCATTGATGGCAATACTGTTAGAAACTCTGTACAAGGGTATTACTATGCAAGGGGTATCCATTTGGATGCACTAGCTGCTGCAGGTGCTGCAAATAAAGACATCACCATAAACGGTAATACAATACATAGTCTTGTTTATAGCGGAACAGGCGGTTATGCCGACCATGGTATCCGTGTGCAGATTAACAACAACACTGCAAACAACATCAACATCACCAACAACTTTATTTATAACATTGCTGCTGATGGTGATAACTCAGGTACTTTTGATTATGGTGTAGCTGCCATCCAAATTGCTTCTAATGCGGCATCGGCACATTCAGGTGCTGGTGTAAACATTTACCATAACAGCATTAACTTGTATGATAACGGTACCCAAAAATTGCTAACCCGTACCAGCCTTATTGCTACATGTATCAACATGCAAACCAACATTTCAGGTGGTGTTAAGGTAGTAAACAATGCTTTTAGAAACTCTTACCCTGCTTCAACACCAGGTAATGCTAAAGCACTTATATACCACGCACAACACACAACATTAAACCCATTGCACCCCAGCAACGGCGGTTTGTGTAGTAACAACACCTTGTATGTTAACGGATCAAATAACACGAATGTGGTGGCAAGAGTTGCCGGTACAGATTATACCACATTTGCAAACTGGACAGCACTGGGTGTAGAAGCGAATTCTATGTATATAGACCCCCAGTATATTGCTAACAACGATTTACACACCCTAAGTTTTGACCTTGATATGGCCGGAACTCCTGTAGGTGTTACTAAAGATATTGATGGTGTCACACGAAACCTAACAAAACCTGATATTGGAGCAAGTGAGTATGCTCCTCCGAGGTACAACATTTCATTAGAAAGAATTGTGAGTCTTAATTCTGGATGTAACCTTGGCACAAAAACTGTCAAAGCTGTGATCAGAAATAAGGGTGTTGACACCATCTTTTCAGGAGATACCGTTGCTATGTGGTACCGAGTAAACGGTGGCACATATAGCAGAGATTCTATATTTATAAGCAGTATGTGGCTTCCCGGAGACTCAATGCAGTTTAGCTTTACACAACCTGCTAATTTCTCCGCATTTGGAAACTACACGGTGGTTGCTGGCTTTTATAGCAGCAAAGACCAATTTGGCGGTAACGACTCTGCCACCACAACCCTAAGTAACCATAACTGTTTAAATACTACTCCTTTTATCGCTGATTTTGAAAGTGGAGCAGACGGGTTTACTGAAACAGGTGGTGGTTGGGTGCTTGGTGCCCCTGCTAAAACAAATATTAACACTGCCGGAAGCGGCAACAACGCATGGGTTAGCCAAGGGTTAACCGGCCAATACAGCAACAACATGAGTGCCTACCTGTACTCACCTTTGTTTGATTTTTCAACTGCTTGCCAACCTTCGCTTACTTGGTTGATGAGGTTTGAGCTTGAAAACAACTACGATGCTGTGATTGTAGAAGCTTCTACCGATAACGTAAATTGGACGAAACTAACCGGCCTTACACCAGCATATAACAATGCCAGTGCAAACGGACCTGTTGCTCCTCCTAAGTTCTCAGGTAATAATAATAACTGGCAACGTTATAGCGCAGATTTAACAGCATACAAAAATGCTCCATTAGTGCGCTTTAGGTTCTTAATGGGTACTGATGGTAGTGTAACTACTTACGATGGTGCTGCTATTGACAGCGTTGCGGTTGAATTCTATCCTCCACTGGGTACGCTTAGCGTTTTGAGCGGTTTGCAAAACGATACCGGTTTTATACAAGCTCCTTATACGTTTAGTGCAAGCACTAAAGGACGCGTAGGTGTTGAACACCGCTGGTATTTAGACAATACTCTTGTTGATAGCCTAAACGGCGAGTACTCTACTTCATGGATGACCAACAGTACCCATGAAATTAAACTTATTGCCGCTACTTGTGCTGAAATAGACACCATTATTATCCCTATCGAGATAGTAACTCCAATTGGCCTACCTACCATTGACTTTATCGCTAATAAGTATGTAGCCGGTGTGGGTGACAACATTAAAATAACCAGCTTAACCGGTAACGGTGCCTTTGCATGGACCTGGTTAATCACTCCTGAAATCGGGTTTGATTATATCTCACAAATACCTGCTCAAAACTATTCTTTCATAGCGCCTACCTCAACTACTACACCTGATGCTGATTTGTTCTTCTATTTAGGAGATAAGTTTGACGTATGCCTTATTGCTGAAAATGTAAACGGTATAGATACCCTTTGCAAAAAGGAATATTTAACGGTTCACAACCAGTTTGATATTTGCGGATACTCTTCTGTTCCTTTCCCTACCGGAAAAGTTTTCGACTCGGGATTGGGTAACACTAATTACTCAAATAGTGATAACTGTACTTCTGCTATTGAGCCTGAATGTGCAGATACTATTTTCTTGAAGTTGAACAAACTTGTTACTGAGTTTAACGCTGATTATCTGCGTATATACGACGGTGACGAGACAACCGGAACTCCTTTGTGGGATGCTAACTTATATCCAAATGGATTGAGTGGAAATCTTAACCAAGTATTGAATATGCCATCAACTATGGTTGCAACCCAAGGCCGTGTTACTGTTGTATTTACTGCAGATGGCGCAAACGTAGCCGAAGGTTTTGAAATTGAATACTGGAGTGTGAATGCCACACAAAAATCAGCTGCTGCGTTTGCTGCTCCTGATACTTTCTGTACTTCTACCGATATTGTTGTGAAAAACAATACCAACGAAGAAGGATACACCCGCTACTATTGGGATATTGATGCGGATAACGTAGACGACTACTTTACCAAAGAACTTGATTTCCAATACACAACTCCCGGAAATTACACCATAAGGCTGGTAGCCACTAACTGTATTGGTTCTGATACTGTTTACAAATCAATAGTAATACAAAACCCTTCAGTTAAACCTGCTACAAATTTTGCAGCTGACATTACTAACCCTTCTGTTGGTGATTTCGTTCACTTGTCAAATACAACTCCCGGTTGTGTACAAGGGTTTAACTGGATAATTACTCCAAATACTTTCTCATACCGCAACGGTACCGGTGCTTCTAGCGCCAATCCTGAGTTAGTGTTTAACGCTCCCGGTTGCTACAACGTAACCCTTATTACTTGGAATGGTGTTGGATACGATACATTAGTCCGTACCTGCTACTTCAACGTAAAAACTATGTGCAAGCCTTTCGTATCGCAGTTAAACGCTGACATAGGCATTAGCCGTATGAAGCTAAACACTATTGATAACCAAAGTGCCGCAGGTACATCAGCATATACAAATTATACCAACATATACAGCACTGAGCTTGTATTGGGTGGTGTGTATGAGCTAACGCTTGAAAGGCCTACTACTAAAAACACCATAAGCCGCAAAGCATGGATTGACTATAACCAAGACGGAACTTTTGATGCCTCAGAGGTTATTGCAACAGAAACCAATGCTTCAACCTTAGTGTTTAAAGCTAACTTTAAGGTATCTAAAACTGTTCCCACAGGATATACCCGTTTGCGTGTTGGTGCATCGTTCTCTAACAATTCTCCAAATGCTTGCGGCTCTAACTTTGTAGGTGAGTTTGAAGACTACCGTATTATTATCATCCGCGATGATATTAAACCCGTTATCACCCTTATTGGTTCAAACCCGATAACTGTTGAGAGAGGCCGTGGTTATACTGAACTTGGCGCAACTGCACTTGACAATATTGATGGCGATATAAGTGCAAATATTGTTATGACTGGTACCGTAGATACTATGGTTGTTGGTTCTTACACCATTAGCTACAATGTTTCTGACAGTACAGGTAATGCTGCCACAACAGTTACCCGCACGGTACTTGTTACTCCTGATGTAACCAAACCTGATGTAACACTTAACGGCAACGCCAGCGACACAATTATTGTATTCAGTTCATACACTGATTTGGGAGCTACTGCTACTGATATAGTTGACGGTAACCTAACTTCTGCAATCCTTGTTTCGGGTGCGGTTGATACTGCTAAAGTAGGTACATACACCCTTACTTATTCTGTAACTGATGCATCGGGTAATACCGGAACTATCAGCAGGTTTGTAACTGTATTGGATACTGCTAAACCAGTAATTGTTCTATTAGGTAACAACCCATTGATTTGGGCAGTAGACGTTGCTTATGTTGACCCGGGCCATCAGGTAATTGATAACTACGATACTTCGTTGGTTGCTACCATTACCGGCACCGTTAACGAAAAAGTAACCGGTACTTACCAATTGTTCTTTAACGTAACTGATAACAGCGGTGCAAGTGCTACTACTGTAATCCGTGACGTGGTTGTTTCTGATACCATTAAACCTGTGGTTACCATCATTGGTCCATCAGTAGTTGAAATGGATGTGTTTACTTCATACTACGAGTTCGGCTCATCAGCTACCGATAACTACGACAAAGCACTAGGCGCAGTTTCTGTGGTGGGTGTTGTTGATACTGCCGTGGTTGGTGATTATGACTTGAAGTATGTGATAACTGACAGCGAAAACAATACTTCTGACACTGTGATACGCACAGTACGTGTATTGGATAGGGTAGCCCCTGTGGTGATTGTTCATAACCCGATTGTGATTGAACGCACACAAACTAAACCCAGTCTTGCCGACTCAGTAGATTACACTGATAACTATTACCCAAAAGCAGCCCTAACTCTGAATATTACAGAAAGCATTGATGTGAACGTTGAAGGATATTATACTGTTGAATACACCGTAACCGACCCATCAGGCAATACCAGCACCGTTGGTAAAGGCCTTGTAGTAGTGAAAACTGCTACAGGTATTATGCCTGCTGTAATTAATGACGCTGCGGTTAAAGTATATCCAAACCCAACGACTGAAAAAGCATATGTTTCAATGGAATTCATCCGTGAAACTTCGGCCACAATTAGCGTGTACAACATGATTGGCCAAAAAGTATTGGAAGTAAGCCCAGAAGGCAACTTCCAGTCGAAAGTAGTTGAATTAGACCTTCAACACCTTAACGCAGGTAATTACATTATCCGTGTACAAGGTGCTGACGGTGTTGCCAACAAAAAACTGGCAATCACTAACTAA
- a CDS encoding tetratricopeptide repeat protein — protein sequence MNIAEEIEQIETLLKQAYQGRISNLQHSLLLASEALKRSKALENKALIGKSLNQLALYHMVTGEYEQCISFAKEAASNFEQINDERGVAEAKYNIAGVYYRTDNYHLGLVHMIDCRTIYLKYDDYHNLSRVEKSIGTIYEYFGDQKNAQKSYESAITAAQTVGDLNLESNAYNPLSGIFIKQGRIDDALLMIERSISLKKQTGDVRGLAFAIYGRGKVYTEMGRFEEAEADYIEAGRIHLEMGDRLGLGMVYYKMGVLYYRWNNNNKAKEILQQGINFSAQYNTVLIKIKCSYLLYLICKQENNIQAALEYLEHYLKEKETVINTQTLKVIENYELITKMELLEKEARAQREKAEIIEKKNRAEESARIKQEFLSTMSHEIRTPLNAVITITALLAEKTNPEEKQLMDSLRFASNNLLRIINDILDYTKLDLGKVSLDYRPLDFGRWLRDIKNTYDSLAKEKKLTLDLKIDAACAESYELDETKAGQILGNLISNAIKFTETGGVTLEVKCLKQLKTHDVIRFNIIDTGVGIPAKVREEIFESFSQPKSITTKKHGGSGLGLAIVKKLIALHNSDVFLESTVGEGTVFYFDLKLKKAKATNTTVESQAQVLGSKTVLLAEDNKVNAMVAIRLLKNWGLETEHAENGLLVVEKAKQKRFDYILMDIHMPEMNGYDAAKKIRTSKGENTNTPIFALTADVTAENEEEYTKYFDGFLRKPIEINKLYDALAKTR from the coding sequence ATGAACATTGCTGAAGAAATAGAACAAATAGAGACCCTTTTAAAGCAGGCTTATCAAGGCAGAATAAGTAATTTACAGCACAGTCTTTTACTAGCTTCGGAAGCCTTAAAGCGAAGCAAAGCCCTAGAAAACAAGGCTTTGATTGGCAAAAGCCTTAATCAGCTGGCGTTGTACCACATGGTAACAGGTGAGTATGAACAGTGCATTAGCTTTGCTAAAGAAGCGGCATCTAATTTTGAGCAAATTAACGATGAGCGAGGGGTAGCAGAGGCTAAATATAATATAGCCGGTGTATACTACCGCACTGATAACTATCATTTAGGCTTAGTACACATGATAGATTGCCGTACTATTTATCTTAAGTACGACGATTACCACAATTTATCGAGAGTTGAAAAATCAATAGGAACTATTTACGAGTATTTCGGCGATCAAAAGAACGCTCAAAAATCGTATGAGAGTGCCATTACTGCTGCCCAGACTGTCGGTGACTTAAATCTTGAATCGAACGCATACAACCCTCTTTCAGGAATATTTATCAAACAAGGGCGTATAGATGATGCGCTATTAATGATTGAACGGTCGATATCTCTGAAAAAACAGACAGGTGATGTGCGCGGACTTGCGTTTGCCATATACGGACGCGGAAAGGTATACACCGAAATGGGGCGTTTTGAGGAAGCGGAGGCCGACTATATTGAGGCAGGCCGAATACACCTTGAAATGGGAGACCGCTTGGGTTTAGGTATGGTGTATTACAAAATGGGGGTGCTGTATTACCGATGGAATAATAACAACAAGGCTAAGGAGATATTGCAACAGGGCATTAATTTTAGTGCACAGTACAATACCGTATTGATTAAAATAAAGTGCAGCTACTTGCTATACCTTATCTGTAAGCAAGAAAACAATATCCAAGCTGCGCTGGAATACCTTGAGCATTACTTAAAAGAAAAAGAGACGGTAATAAATACGCAAACCCTTAAGGTAATTGAGAACTACGAGTTGATTACCAAAATGGAGCTGCTTGAAAAAGAAGCAAGGGCACAACGCGAAAAGGCGGAGATAATAGAAAAGAAAAACAGGGCTGAGGAATCTGCACGGATAAAACAGGAGTTCTTATCAACCATGAGCCATGAAATACGTACTCCCCTTAACGCAGTTATAACTATTACCGCACTACTTGCAGAAAAAACTAATCCCGAAGAAAAGCAACTAATGGACTCTTTGCGGTTTGCATCAAACAATTTGCTCCGCATCATTAATGATATATTAGACTATACTAAGCTTGACTTAGGGAAAGTAAGCCTTGATTACCGTCCGTTGGATTTTGGTCGCTGGCTTAGGGATATTAAAAATACTTATGACAGTTTAGCCAAAGAGAAGAAACTTACCCTTGATTTAAAAATTGATGCTGCTTGTGCCGAAAGTTATGAACTTGATGAAACGAAAGCAGGGCAAATACTGGGTAACCTTATCAGCAACGCTATCAAGTTTACTGAAACCGGAGGGGTTACTTTAGAGGTAAAATGTCTTAAGCAATTAAAAACGCATGACGTAATCCGCTTTAATATTATTGATACTGGGGTGGGCATTCCAGCCAAAGTGAGGGAAGAAATTTTTGAGAGTTTTTCTCAGCCAAAATCTATCACCACCAAAAAACATGGTGGTTCAGGCTTAGGGCTTGCAATTGTAAAAAAACTCATCGCCTTGCACAATAGCGATGTGTTTTTAGAAAGTACTGTTGGAGAAGGCACCGTTTTTTACTTTGATTTAAAACTCAAAAAAGCAAAAGCAACAAACACAACCGTCGAAAGTCAGGCACAGGTGTTAGGCAGCAAAACTGTTTTGCTGGCTGAAGACAACAAAGTAAATGCAATGGTGGCCATCCGCCTGTTGAAAAACTGGGGGCTTGAAACTGAACATGCAGAAAACGGTTTACTGGTGGTTGAGAAGGCCAAACAAAAGCGGTTTGACTATATTTTGATGGACATCCACATGCCTGAAATGAACGGGTACGATGCCGCAAAGAAAATTCGTACTTCTAAAGGAGAAAACACCAATACTCCCATTTTTGCCTTAACGGCAGATGTAACAGCCGAAAACGAAGAAGAGTACACTAAATATTTTGATGGCTTTTTACGTAAACCTATTGAAATAAATAAGTTGTATGATGCCCTTGCAAAGACGCGATAA
- a CDS encoding group 1 truncated hemoglobin, protein MKKVSYLLLACLMATSVFVASCSKDDDNNNTSTPTPTTPSLYDRVGGTTMVNDPNNPGTMIEKGRLTLRAVVDSSILVIAADAQLAPYFPVLFAELGNNNTSGLVALSENFTDFMCVATGSKNASYGYTGKNMKDAHDPAKNNRMGMKANKADFDKFVGDIGIGLAKNGVTAQNNKQLVDDLVALLYTTEADIVQR, encoded by the coding sequence ATGAAAAAAGTATCTTATTTACTATTGGCTTGCCTGATGGCAACATCAGTGTTTGTTGCTTCTTGCTCAAAAGATGACGACAACAACAACACTTCTACTCCTACACCAACCACTCCTTCATTGTATGACAGGGTGGGTGGAACTACCATGGTAAACGACCCAAACAATCCCGGAACTATGATTGAAAAAGGCCGCCTTACTTTACGTGCCGTGGTTGACAGCTCAATATTGGTGATTGCCGCCGATGCACAGCTTGCTCCCTACTTCCCTGTGTTATTTGCTGAATTGGGCAATAACAACACCAGCGGCTTAGTGGCACTGAGCGAAAACTTCACTGATTTTATGTGTGTGGCTACCGGCAGCAAAAATGCAAGCTACGGGTATACCGGTAAAAACATGAAAGACGCCCACGACCCTGCAAAAAACAACCGTATGGGTATGAAAGCCAATAAGGCTGATTTTGACAAATTTGTAGGCGATATCGGGATTGGTCTTGCTAAAAACGGTGTTACTGCGCAAAACAACAAACAGTTGGTAGATGATTTAGTAGCGTTGCTATACACTACTGAAGCCGACATCGTTCAACGATAA